GTGCGAATTGCCATCGAATGCTCCATAGGAAGCGGCCGTGGGCTAGTGTTGACGAACTCAGGAAGGCACTTAAAAGCGAAACATAACCAAGCCATGTAGCCGACGCTCGTACCTCGCGCGGCTGATGGCTGGCGTTGGGCGTCACTCGAATTACTATGGTAGACCTAAAGCGTTCGCAGATCAGAGCCATTGAAGAGGCCATGGGGTATCCCAGGGGTTTCGGCTACGTTCTTGATTTTTCGGACCGGACTATGGAGGAATTCTTCGAGGACGAGTTCGGGGTCGAGATCTATGATGAGCAGAATCAATCGCTCGGGACTTCCAAGCGAAATTGCCTTACAGGCTTCCTCCTGCGCGCGGACAAGCAGACTGCTCTGCGCGTACTTCGTGCGCTGTGGGAACGGAGGGAAGGCCTGATCGATGCTGCTCCGAGCTCTGCGGATGCGCGGGAGGCAAAGTCGAAGTCGGGGCCATTCCAGGAGGTCATTGATTATCTTGAAGGCGACCTAGGCAGCCCGAACACGGAGGGCGTCGAAACATTCGAGCGCGACCGGACGCTGGAGGAGTTGGTGGCTGATATCGAGCGCACGCTCGCCGCAAATAAGCCAGAGGTCGCGATCGATCACTTGCATACGTACTGTATGAAGAAGTTTGCCCATCTCTTGAAAGCTCGAGGAATCAATTGCGACAAGGATGAGCCCCTCCATTCTCGGTTTGGAAAGTACCGCAAATGTCTTGAGGCGGAGCAAGATCTTCCTGAGTTCACCGTCCGGGCTCTGAAGTCCTTCATTAGCTTGCTCGAGAGTTTTAACGATCTGAGGAACAATCGATCGTTGGCGCACGACAACGAAATATTGAAGCCTGCCGAGGCGCGTTTTATCTTCTCCAGCATCAGCGCGATTTTGGTAATGGTACGCGCTCTTGAAGCAGCCCGGTACGGTGATTGAA
This Halorhodospira halochloris DNA region includes the following protein-coding sequences:
- a CDS encoding abortive infection family protein, which gives rise to MVDLKRSQIRAIEEAMGYPRGFGYVLDFSDRTMEEFFEDEFGVEIYDEQNQSLGTSKRNCLTGFLLRADKQTALRVLRALWERREGLIDAAPSSADAREAKSKSGPFQEVIDYLEGDLGSPNTEGVETFERDRTLEELVADIERTLAANKPEVAIDHLHTYCMKKFAHLLKARGINCDKDEPLHSRFGKYRKCLEAEQDLPEFTVRALKSFISLLESFNDLRNNRSLAHDNEILKPAEARFIFSSISAILVMVRALEAARYGD